From one Macadamia integrifolia cultivar HAES 741 unplaced genomic scaffold, SCU_Mint_v3 scaffold404, whole genome shotgun sequence genomic stretch:
- the LOC122068519 gene encoding histone-lysine N-methyltransferase, H3 lysine-9 specific SUVH5-like, which produces MEKFLLVASGGYPNDMDSSDVLIHSGQGGKPMGGEKHKQAEDQKLEHGNLALKNGMDAGSPVRVIHGFKETNSSDSAELRVEKNSKPARLSLKEVNKSKKSKVREGLCVVDISQGKEKMPIGAVNTIDDEKPPPFTYITKMIYSDWYKPIPPTGCDCTKGCLNSPTCSCAAVELISPLT; this is translated from the exons atggaaaaattCTTACTTGTAGCCTCAGGTGGTTACCCTAATGATATGGATAGTTCTGATGTATTGATTCATTCTGGTCAAGGAGGAAAGCCTATGGGTGGGGAGAAGCATAAGCAAGCTGAAGATCAAAAGCTTGAGCATGGAAACCTTGCTCTAAAGAATGGTATGGATGCAGGAAGTCCTGTGAGGGTTATCCATGGatttaaggaaacaaatagTTCTGATTCTGCGGAACTAAGGG TTGAGAAGAATTCCAAGCCAGCCAGACTTTCTTTGAAAGAGGTGAATAAGTCAAAAAAGTCCAAAGTTCGTGAGGGTCTCTGTGTGGTTGATATTTCtcaagggaaagagaagatgcCCATTGGTGCTGTAAACACCATTGATGATGAGAAACCTCCGCCATTCACTTACATAACCAAGATGATATATTCTGACTGGTACAAACCTATTCCTCCTACAGGATGTGATTGCACTAAGGGGTGCTTGAACTCCCCAACATGTTCCTGTGCCGCTGTCGAACTCATTTCACCACTGACTTAG
- the LOC122068523 gene encoding putative disease resistance protein RGA3 isoform X2, producing the protein MASRLSGEDIVVSPTVQAILNKLEQPLLIDFGSMWSIERELLELHRTAERIKAVLEVVENKQRNDGLLKLSLKELRDEAYYTDDMLDEFLYETLKLQGERIRGKKRKQVPAFLSFSLNDNQLLRQRDIARITAEISEKLGLIEKNLEKHYFQGPAERRHHEMLTRLQSFPSRETKAVVGSIVDENHVFGRQEDVQIVKKMLISDQNYGTHCVSVVAIVAMGGIGKTTLAQLVYNDLEITNFFEVRAWVCVSDPLEIERVTRGILNSATRKWSSHLENLEPLQRELENTLRGKKTLIVMDDLWNENFRDWDKLRVPFKVAGEGSKVLVTTRSTKVSSVMNATATHFLRGLSDEDCWSLFKDRAFSDLDTIPYPNLEAIGRNIVKKCNGLPLAINTLGGLLQGKLDENEWVFILESEMWDIEEDDALPALSLSYHHLPPHLKQCFAYCSLFPKDYIFEKRYLVQLWMAEGFIQSKQVERMEDIGEKYFEDLLHRSFFQPRFKDTFVMHDLMHDLACSVSMGICFKFNYKRTHDIREKVLDIVGCKNLVELPKDLSSLLNLQHLLMKEKWWGIGNRPEKIGKLTHLKTMAFFNVGPNAADSIRELRELVSLKGILTIRNLEYVRDNREAEDANLKNKQKIDGLSLHWSYSSDNPYYGSLEDRISWSKHWDDVLETLKPHKGLKILEVVKFPGLHYPTWMTTYLFTYNKLVSVLLDGVESQSLPCLGQLPCLEILKIRRIHKIRQLSGEFYGGIDGSKGFQRLKNLEFFDMDGLEEWCESEDGEFPSLQYFCLIKCPNVKRLPRLHPTAEEMILEIQSCCSLTSLHYGQHTSLTELDVSYCDGIGSLPKELHEFTSLRTMNILYCSPLDVLFMDEFLPPKLKTLSLWGIQQLKFLAEAEAPPMLEDLKIYFCDGLKSLPSGWQKCTSLKSLKIEYCSQLEFLFSDGVEDEDFPLPVLEDIELSGLHQLRSLPKGLHRCASLEMLSIHDCPKLEVLFSDGVEEEEDECLLPVLETIRLQELNGMRSLPNFLHKLSSLKELYIGDCENLTSLPEDGLPASLEHLKITRCNADLSERCQQGGEDWPKISHIPSVEISENIYNSESMYIFDSDCMSDSE; encoded by the exons ATGGCAAGCAGACTCAGTGGAGAAGACATTGTTGTGTCTCCCACTGTGCAGGCGATTCTTAACAAATTAGAGCAACCTTTGTTAATTGATTTTGGATCGATGTGGAGCATTGAGAGAGAGCTATTGGAGCTCCACCGCACCGCAGAGAGAATCAAAGCAGTTCTTGAAGTGGTAGAGAACAAGCAAAGAAATGACGGGCTTTTAAAACTCAGCCTCAAAGAACTTAGAGATGAAGCTTACTACACTGATGATATGCTGGATGAGTTTCTTTATGAAACTCTCAAACTACAAGGTGAGAGAATTCGTGGCAAGAAGAGGAAGCAGGTACCcgcctttctttccttttctttgaatGATAATCAATTGTTACGTCAACGTGATATCGCTCGTATCACAGCTGAAATCAGTGAGaaattaggtttaattgaaAAGAATCTCGAAAAACACTATTTTCAAGGTCCAGCTGAACGAAGGCACCATGAGATGCTAACTAGATTACAATCTTTTCCCTCAAGAGAAACAAAAGCAGTAGTTGGTTCAATAGTTGATGAGAATCATGTGTTTGGAAGACAAGAAGATGTGCAGATTGTTAAAAAAATGTTGATATCTGATCAAAATTATGGGACACATTGTGTTTCTGTGGTTGCCATTGTTGCTATGGGGGGAATAGGAAAGACTACACTTGCTCAGCTTGTGTACAATGACCTAGAAATAACAAATTTCTTTGAAGTAAGAGCATGGGTTTGTGTGTCTGATCCACTTGAAATTGAAAGGGTTACCAGAGGAATTCTAAATTCAGCTACTAGGAAATGGTCCTCCCATCTTGAAAACCTAGAGCCACTCCAGCGTGAACTTGAAAATACACTAAGaggaaagaaaaccctaattgtGATGGACGatttatggaatgaaaattTCCGTGATTGGGATAAATTGCGTGTTCCCTTTAAAGTTGCAGGTGAGGGAAGCAAAGTATTAGTGACCACTCGAAGCACTAAAGTTTCGTCTGTCATGAACGCGACTGCAACCCATTTTTTGAGAGGTTTGAGTGATGAAGATTGCTGGTCCTTGTTCAAAGATCGTGCTTTTTCTGATTTAGACACCATTCCATATCCCAACTTAGAAGCAATTGGTAGAAACATTGTGAAAAAGTGTAATGGGTTGCCTTTGGCAATAAATACACTTGGAGGGCTTCTTCAAGGTAAATTAGATGAGAATGAATGGGTATTTATCTTGGAAAGTGAAATGTGGGAcatagaagaagatgatgctTTGCCGGCTCTAAGTTTGAGTTATCATCATCTCCCACCTCATCTGAAGCAATGTTTTGCTTATTGCTCTTTGTTTCCTAAAGATTATATATTTGAAAAGCGTTATCTAGTTCAACTTTGGATGGCCGAGGGGTTTATTCAATCTAAGCAAGTTGAAAGAATGGAAGACATTGGAGAGAAATATTTTGAGGATCTGTTGCATCGGTCTTTTTTCCAGCCTCGCTTCAAGGATACATTTGTAATGCATGATCTGATGCATGATTTAGCTTGCTCAGTCTCAATGGGGATTTGTTTCAAATTTAACTACAAGAGAACACATGATATCCGTGAAAAG GTGTTGGACATAGTGGGTTGTAAAAATCTTGTTGAGTTACCTAAAGATTTATCCAGCTTACTCAACCTCCAACATCTACTGATGAAAGAAAAGTGGTGGGGTATTGGAAATAGAccagaaaaaataggaaaattaacACATCTTAAAACAATGGCTTTTTTTAATGTTGGGCCAAATGCAGCAGATAGCATTAGAGAGCTAAGAGAATTGGTGAGTCTCAAAGGGATCCTTACAATTCGGAATCTAGAGTATGTAAGAGATAATAGAGAAGCTGAGGATGCCAATTTGAAGAATAAGCAGAAAATTGATGGGTTGAGCTTGCATTGGAGTTATTCTAGTGATAATCCATATTATGGATCTTTGGAAGATAGAATTTCGTGGTCTAAGCATTGGGATGATGTACTGGAGACCCTAAAACCTCACAAAGGGTTGAAGATTCTTGAAGTTGTGAAGTTCCCTGGTTTACACTATCCAACTTGGATGACGACATATTTATTTACATACAACAAACTGGTTTCAGTGTTGCTTGATGGGGTTGAGAGCCAATCCCTTCCATGTTTGGGACAGCTGCCATGTTTAGAAATCCTCAAGATCCGGAGGATACATAAAATTAGACAATTGAGTGGTGAGTTCTATGGTGGTATTGATGGTAGTAAGGGATTTCAAAGGTTGAAGAACTTGGAATTTTTTGATATGGATGGTCTGGAGGAGTGGTGTGAATCAGAGGATGGTGAATTCCCTTCTCTCCAATACTTTTGTCTCATCAAGTGTCCCAATGTAAAGAGACTACCTCGACTTCACCCTACTGCTGAAGAAATGATACTTGAAATCCAATCCTGCTGTAGTTTAACATCCTTGCACTATGGACAACATACCTCTCTTACAGAGTTGGATGTCAGCTACTGTGATGGCATTGGATCGTTGCCCAAGGAATTACACGAATTCACCTCATTGCGGACGATGAATATTCTATATTGTTCTCCTTTGGATGTGTTGTTTATGGACGAATTTCTTCCGCCAAAGCTTAAGACTCTTTCTCTATGGGGAATCCAGCAGCTGAAATTCCTTGCAGAGGCTGAAGCGCCACCCATGCTTGAAGAtttaaaaatctatttttgtgaTGGTCTTAAATCCTTGCCCAGTGGATGGCAAAAATGTACCTCATTGAAGTCATTGAAGATAGAATATTGTTCTCAACTGGAGTTTCTGTTTTCAGATGGAGTGGAAGACGAGGATTTTCCTCTCCCAGTGCTTGAGGATATTGAACTATCAGGACTCCATCAATTGAGGTCCTTGCCTAAGGGATTGCACAGATGTGCCTCATTAGAGATGCTTTCAATTCATGACTGTCCTAAATTGGAGGTGTTGTTTTCTGATggagtggaagaagaagaagatgaatgtCTACTCCCAGTGCTTGAGACTATTCGCCTACAAGAACTCAATGGAATGAGATCCTTGCCCAATTTTCTGCATAAATTGTCTTCTCTCAAAGAATTATATATCGGTGACTGTGAAAATCTCACCTCCTTACCAGAGGATGGGCTTCCTGCAAGCCTTGAGCATCTGAAAATTACAAGGTGCAATGCTGATCTGAGCGAGCGATGCCAGCAGGGAGGAGAAGATTGGCCCAAAATCTCACACATACCATCGGTAGAAATTAGTGAAAATATATACAACAGTGAAAGTATGTATATATTTGACAGTGATTGTATGTCCGACAGTGAGTAA
- the LOC122068523 gene encoding putative disease resistance protein RGA3 isoform X1, protein MASRLSGEDIVVSPTVQAILNKLEQPLLIDFGSMWSIERELLELHRTAERIKAVLEVVENKQRNDGLLKLSLKELRDEAYYTDDMLDEFLYETLKLQGERIRGKKRKQVPAFLSFSLNDNQLLRQRDIARITAEISEKLGLIEKNLEKHYFQGPAERRHHEMLTRLQSFPSRETKAVVGSIVDENHVFGRQEDVQIVKKMLISDQNYGTHCVSVVAIVAMGGIGKTTLAQLVYNDLEITNFFEVRAWVCVSDPLEIERVTRGILNSATRKWSSHLENLEPLQRELENTLRGKKTLIVMDDLWNENFRDWDKLRVPFKVAGEGSKVLVTTRSTKVSSVMNATATHFLRGLSDEDCWSLFKDRAFSDLDTIPYPNLEAIGRNIVKKCNGLPLAINTLGGLLQGKLDENEWVFILESEMWDIEEDDALPALSLSYHHLPPHLKQCFAYCSLFPKDYIFEKRYLVQLWMAEGFIQSKQVERMEDIGEKYFEDLLHRSFFQPRFKDTFVMHDLMHDLACSVSMGICFKFNYKRTHDIREKVRHISLPHFRSDLLETRSHKFRRSSTFLCGETKMQGNDFPNGFFIELSCLRVLVLDVSGIKSLPNSIGNLKHLRFFLITSGTIETLPDSICVLYNLQVLDIVGCKNLVELPKDLSSLLNLQHLLMKEKWWGIGNRPEKIGKLTHLKTMAFFNVGPNAADSIRELRELVSLKGILTIRNLEYVRDNREAEDANLKNKQKIDGLSLHWSYSSDNPYYGSLEDRISWSKHWDDVLETLKPHKGLKILEVVKFPGLHYPTWMTTYLFTYNKLVSVLLDGVESQSLPCLGQLPCLEILKIRRIHKIRQLSGEFYGGIDGSKGFQRLKNLEFFDMDGLEEWCESEDGEFPSLQYFCLIKCPNVKRLPRLHPTAEEMILEIQSCCSLTSLHYGQHTSLTELDVSYCDGIGSLPKELHEFTSLRTMNILYCSPLDVLFMDEFLPPKLKTLSLWGIQQLKFLAEAEAPPMLEDLKIYFCDGLKSLPSGWQKCTSLKSLKIEYCSQLEFLFSDGVEDEDFPLPVLEDIELSGLHQLRSLPKGLHRCASLEMLSIHDCPKLEVLFSDGVEEEEDECLLPVLETIRLQELNGMRSLPNFLHKLSSLKELYIGDCENLTSLPEDGLPASLEHLKITRCNADLSERCQQGGEDWPKISHIPSVEISENIYNSESMYIFDSDCMSDSE, encoded by the coding sequence ATGGCAAGCAGACTCAGTGGAGAAGACATTGTTGTGTCTCCCACTGTGCAGGCGATTCTTAACAAATTAGAGCAACCTTTGTTAATTGATTTTGGATCGATGTGGAGCATTGAGAGAGAGCTATTGGAGCTCCACCGCACCGCAGAGAGAATCAAAGCAGTTCTTGAAGTGGTAGAGAACAAGCAAAGAAATGACGGGCTTTTAAAACTCAGCCTCAAAGAACTTAGAGATGAAGCTTACTACACTGATGATATGCTGGATGAGTTTCTTTATGAAACTCTCAAACTACAAGGTGAGAGAATTCGTGGCAAGAAGAGGAAGCAGGTACCcgcctttctttccttttctttgaatGATAATCAATTGTTACGTCAACGTGATATCGCTCGTATCACAGCTGAAATCAGTGAGaaattaggtttaattgaaAAGAATCTCGAAAAACACTATTTTCAAGGTCCAGCTGAACGAAGGCACCATGAGATGCTAACTAGATTACAATCTTTTCCCTCAAGAGAAACAAAAGCAGTAGTTGGTTCAATAGTTGATGAGAATCATGTGTTTGGAAGACAAGAAGATGTGCAGATTGTTAAAAAAATGTTGATATCTGATCAAAATTATGGGACACATTGTGTTTCTGTGGTTGCCATTGTTGCTATGGGGGGAATAGGAAAGACTACACTTGCTCAGCTTGTGTACAATGACCTAGAAATAACAAATTTCTTTGAAGTAAGAGCATGGGTTTGTGTGTCTGATCCACTTGAAATTGAAAGGGTTACCAGAGGAATTCTAAATTCAGCTACTAGGAAATGGTCCTCCCATCTTGAAAACCTAGAGCCACTCCAGCGTGAACTTGAAAATACACTAAGaggaaagaaaaccctaattgtGATGGACGatttatggaatgaaaattTCCGTGATTGGGATAAATTGCGTGTTCCCTTTAAAGTTGCAGGTGAGGGAAGCAAAGTATTAGTGACCACTCGAAGCACTAAAGTTTCGTCTGTCATGAACGCGACTGCAACCCATTTTTTGAGAGGTTTGAGTGATGAAGATTGCTGGTCCTTGTTCAAAGATCGTGCTTTTTCTGATTTAGACACCATTCCATATCCCAACTTAGAAGCAATTGGTAGAAACATTGTGAAAAAGTGTAATGGGTTGCCTTTGGCAATAAATACACTTGGAGGGCTTCTTCAAGGTAAATTAGATGAGAATGAATGGGTATTTATCTTGGAAAGTGAAATGTGGGAcatagaagaagatgatgctTTGCCGGCTCTAAGTTTGAGTTATCATCATCTCCCACCTCATCTGAAGCAATGTTTTGCTTATTGCTCTTTGTTTCCTAAAGATTATATATTTGAAAAGCGTTATCTAGTTCAACTTTGGATGGCCGAGGGGTTTATTCAATCTAAGCAAGTTGAAAGAATGGAAGACATTGGAGAGAAATATTTTGAGGATCTGTTGCATCGGTCTTTTTTCCAGCCTCGCTTCAAGGATACATTTGTAATGCATGATCTGATGCATGATTTAGCTTGCTCAGTCTCAATGGGGATTTGTTTCAAATTTAACTACAAGAGAACACATGATATCCGTGAAAAGGTTCGACACATATCATTGCCTCACTTTCGTAGTGATCTATTAGAAACTAGATCCCATAAATTCAGGAGGTCATCCACATTTCTGTGTGGGGAGACAAAGATGCAAGGAAATGATTTTCCTAATGGGTTTTTCATAGAACTCAGTTGCTTACGTGTGTTGGTTCTTGATGTATCTGGGATCAAGTCTCTGCCCAATTCCATTGGAAATTTGAAGCATTTACGGTTCTTTTTGATTACTAGTGGTACCATAGAAACATTGCCTGACTCAATATGTGTGCTCTACAATTTACAGGTGTTGGACATAGTGGGTTGTAAAAATCTTGTTGAGTTACCTAAAGATTTATCCAGCTTACTCAACCTCCAACATCTACTGATGAAAGAAAAGTGGTGGGGTATTGGAAATAGAccagaaaaaataggaaaattaacACATCTTAAAACAATGGCTTTTTTTAATGTTGGGCCAAATGCAGCAGATAGCATTAGAGAGCTAAGAGAATTGGTGAGTCTCAAAGGGATCCTTACAATTCGGAATCTAGAGTATGTAAGAGATAATAGAGAAGCTGAGGATGCCAATTTGAAGAATAAGCAGAAAATTGATGGGTTGAGCTTGCATTGGAGTTATTCTAGTGATAATCCATATTATGGATCTTTGGAAGATAGAATTTCGTGGTCTAAGCATTGGGATGATGTACTGGAGACCCTAAAACCTCACAAAGGGTTGAAGATTCTTGAAGTTGTGAAGTTCCCTGGTTTACACTATCCAACTTGGATGACGACATATTTATTTACATACAACAAACTGGTTTCAGTGTTGCTTGATGGGGTTGAGAGCCAATCCCTTCCATGTTTGGGACAGCTGCCATGTTTAGAAATCCTCAAGATCCGGAGGATACATAAAATTAGACAATTGAGTGGTGAGTTCTATGGTGGTATTGATGGTAGTAAGGGATTTCAAAGGTTGAAGAACTTGGAATTTTTTGATATGGATGGTCTGGAGGAGTGGTGTGAATCAGAGGATGGTGAATTCCCTTCTCTCCAATACTTTTGTCTCATCAAGTGTCCCAATGTAAAGAGACTACCTCGACTTCACCCTACTGCTGAAGAAATGATACTTGAAATCCAATCCTGCTGTAGTTTAACATCCTTGCACTATGGACAACATACCTCTCTTACAGAGTTGGATGTCAGCTACTGTGATGGCATTGGATCGTTGCCCAAGGAATTACACGAATTCACCTCATTGCGGACGATGAATATTCTATATTGTTCTCCTTTGGATGTGTTGTTTATGGACGAATTTCTTCCGCCAAAGCTTAAGACTCTTTCTCTATGGGGAATCCAGCAGCTGAAATTCCTTGCAGAGGCTGAAGCGCCACCCATGCTTGAAGAtttaaaaatctatttttgtgaTGGTCTTAAATCCTTGCCCAGTGGATGGCAAAAATGTACCTCATTGAAGTCATTGAAGATAGAATATTGTTCTCAACTGGAGTTTCTGTTTTCAGATGGAGTGGAAGACGAGGATTTTCCTCTCCCAGTGCTTGAGGATATTGAACTATCAGGACTCCATCAATTGAGGTCCTTGCCTAAGGGATTGCACAGATGTGCCTCATTAGAGATGCTTTCAATTCATGACTGTCCTAAATTGGAGGTGTTGTTTTCTGATggagtggaagaagaagaagatgaatgtCTACTCCCAGTGCTTGAGACTATTCGCCTACAAGAACTCAATGGAATGAGATCCTTGCCCAATTTTCTGCATAAATTGTCTTCTCTCAAAGAATTATATATCGGTGACTGTGAAAATCTCACCTCCTTACCAGAGGATGGGCTTCCTGCAAGCCTTGAGCATCTGAAAATTACAAGGTGCAATGCTGATCTGAGCGAGCGATGCCAGCAGGGAGGAGAAGATTGGCCCAAAATCTCACACATACCATCGGTAGAAATTAGTGAAAATATATACAACAGTGAAAGTATGTATATATTTGACAGTGATTGTATGTCCGACAGTGAGTAA